A region from the Streptomyces sp. NBC_01445 genome encodes:
- a CDS encoding LacI family DNA-binding transcriptional regulator: MNRRPTARDVAELAGVSRAAVSFVFSGRAAGNLSAGTQERIKKAADELGYRPDEVARSLRRKRSAVIGLLSDEIATSPFAGRMVLGAMDAARERGHQVLLLESRNDPAAETEAIAELRARRVDGVVYAAMSMRRTQVPDGLDPARTVLANCLPQQLNSYAYVVADERGGGRSAVDVLIAAGHRDIALLAGEAGNIAASDRARGFTDGLRAAGLTAREGWTVRAGWQIDEGYAAALRILDRPGETRPTGIVCANDRVAAGAMLAAARLGIDVPGELSLVGYDDQDQMAAHLVPALTTVALPHYEMGAEAVRALLDAADAGHDVDRSAGLLLDCPVVERESVGSPS; encoded by the coding sequence GTGAACCGCCGCCCCACCGCCCGCGACGTAGCCGAACTCGCCGGGGTGTCACGGGCCGCCGTCTCCTTCGTCTTCAGCGGCCGCGCGGCGGGCAACCTCTCCGCCGGGACGCAGGAACGGATCAAGAAGGCGGCCGACGAACTCGGCTACCGGCCCGACGAGGTGGCCCGTTCCCTTCGGCGCAAGCGGAGCGCGGTCATCGGGTTGCTCAGCGACGAGATCGCGACGAGCCCGTTCGCCGGGCGGATGGTGCTCGGCGCGATGGACGCGGCCCGCGAACGCGGGCACCAGGTCCTGCTCCTGGAGTCACGAAACGATCCGGCCGCCGAAACGGAGGCCATCGCCGAACTGCGGGCCCGCCGGGTCGACGGCGTGGTCTACGCGGCGATGTCGATGCGCCGTACCCAGGTCCCGGACGGCCTGGATCCGGCCCGCACGGTGCTCGCCAACTGCCTCCCGCAGCAGCTGAATTCATACGCGTACGTGGTGGCGGACGAGCGGGGCGGCGGCCGTTCGGCCGTGGACGTGCTGATCGCGGCGGGCCACCGCGACATCGCGTTGCTCGCGGGCGAGGCCGGCAACATCGCGGCGTCCGATCGTGCCCGCGGATTCACCGACGGCCTGCGCGCCGCCGGACTCACGGCGCGCGAGGGATGGACGGTGCGCGCGGGCTGGCAGATCGACGAGGGCTACGCGGCGGCCCTGCGGATCCTCGACCGGCCCGGTGAGACCCGCCCGACGGGCATCGTCTGCGCCAACGACCGCGTCGCGGCGGGCGCGATGCTGGCGGCGGCCCGGCTCGGGATCGACGTCCCCGGCGAGCTGTCCCTCGTCGGCTACGACGACCAGGACCAGATGGCGGCCCATCTGGTCCCGGCACTCACCACGGTCGCGCTGCCGCACTACGAGATGGGCGCGGAGGCGGTCCGTGCTCTGCTCGACGCGGCGGACGCGGGGCACGACGTCGACCGGTCGGCGGGCCTGCTGCTCGACTGCCCGGTGGTGGAACGGGAGTCGGTGGGCAGCCCGAGCTGA
- a CDS encoding carbohydrate kinase family protein, whose translation MIVVAGEALIDLVPQSGTGDPLAPLLPARGGGPYNTAVALGRLGADVAFCSRVSTDAFGTALVSHLEKEGVAVDLVQRGAEPTTLAVASVAEGGSATYTFYTEGSADRLFTAPAQFPSGVRALSVGTCSLVLEPGASAYEHLMRRESARGVFVALDPNIRAGLIPDADAYRARFESWLPYVSLLKLSEEDAEWLGGGIEGWLAAGPSAVVVTRGGAGLTAFTAKGDGPHAVPGVDVEVVDTIGAGDTVNAALLHTLDSRDRLSRDGLAGLGPADWSDVLRFAARAAAVTCSRAGAEPPYGVEL comes from the coding sequence ATGATCGTCGTCGCCGGTGAAGCCCTGATCGACCTGGTGCCGCAGAGCGGCACCGGCGACCCGCTTGCCCCCTTGCTGCCCGCGCGCGGCGGCGGACCGTACAACACGGCCGTCGCGCTCGGGCGGCTCGGCGCGGACGTCGCGTTCTGCTCCCGCGTCTCGACCGACGCGTTCGGTACGGCACTCGTCTCGCACCTGGAGAAGGAAGGAGTGGCGGTCGACCTCGTCCAGCGCGGCGCCGAACCCACCACCCTCGCGGTCGCGTCCGTCGCCGAGGGCGGCTCGGCGACGTACACCTTCTATACGGAGGGCAGCGCGGACCGCCTGTTCACGGCCCCTGCTCAATTCCCGTCGGGAGTAAGGGCGTTGTCCGTCGGTACGTGCTCGCTCGTCCTCGAACCGGGTGCGAGCGCGTATGAGCACCTGATGCGGCGCGAGTCCGCGCGGGGCGTCTTCGTCGCCCTCGACCCGAACATCCGCGCCGGCCTGATCCCGGACGCGGACGCCTACCGGGCACGCTTCGAGAGCTGGCTGCCGTACGTCTCCCTGCTCAAGCTCAGTGAGGAGGATGCGGAGTGGCTCGGCGGCGGCATCGAGGGCTGGCTCGCAGCCGGGCCGTCGGCCGTCGTCGTGACCCGCGGCGGTGCGGGTCTGACGGCCTTCACCGCCAAGGGCGACGGCCCGCACGCGGTGCCCGGCGTGGACGTCGAGGTCGTCGACACGATCGGGGCCGGCGACACAGTGAACGCGGCGCTGCTGCACACCCTGGACTCCCGCGACCGTCTGTCCCGTGACGGGCTCGCAGGGCTCGGGCCCGCCGACTGGAGCGATGTCCTGAGGTTCGCGGCGCGAGCGGCGGCCGTCACCTGCTCGCGGGCCGGGGCGGAACCGCCGTACGGCGTGGAACTGTAA
- a CDS encoding oligosaccharide MFS transporter produces the protein MTMQKEAVTATSPAAGGPGRQETGADPGGDRPTGASGAAPAPGHSRRKVNFTLASAALFMFFVTWSLSWSLFSIWLTQDIGLSAGRSSLVISANAIGCLITMPVYGYLQDRLGLRKNLLYWIGGLMLLVGPMYIYVYGPLLKHHFALGLVVGSVYLATAFAVAVATLESYTERLGRFHGFEFGRARMFGSLGWAAATFFAGRLFNINPNLNFWAASVAAAVFVGLIVAIRVADGRRAEAVDEAASSVSLSDVKSLFAYPAFWGLLLFVVAVTATYNTYDAMFPSYFTSLFSTEAEGNRMFSDLNSVQVFLEAGGMALAPFLVNRIGPKKSLLISGCVMAARILLSGLVTGALAISAVKLLHSVELPIMLIAIFKYINRHFEPRLSSTIYLVGFQLATQLGAAVISPLAGLGYDSIGYRGTYAVMGCCVAAVTAVSVLTLRPDSKGITLTGKEALA, from the coding sequence ATGACCATGCAGAAGGAAGCGGTGACGGCCACGTCCCCCGCCGCGGGCGGCCCCGGCCGGCAGGAGACGGGCGCGGACCCCGGCGGAGATCGGCCCACCGGTGCGTCCGGGGCCGCGCCCGCTCCCGGGCACAGCCGGCGCAAGGTGAACTTCACCCTGGCCAGCGCCGCGCTCTTCATGTTCTTCGTGACGTGGTCGCTGTCCTGGTCGCTGTTCTCGATCTGGCTGACCCAGGACATCGGTCTGAGCGCCGGCCGCAGCTCGCTCGTGATCAGCGCCAACGCCATCGGCTGTCTGATCACGATGCCGGTCTACGGCTACCTCCAGGACCGCCTCGGCCTGCGCAAGAACCTCCTGTACTGGATCGGCGGCCTGATGCTGCTGGTCGGCCCGATGTACATCTACGTGTACGGGCCGCTGCTCAAGCACCACTTCGCCCTCGGCCTGGTCGTCGGCTCTGTCTACCTGGCCACGGCCTTCGCCGTCGCCGTCGCGACCTTGGAGAGCTACACCGAGCGCCTCGGCCGCTTCCACGGCTTCGAGTTCGGGCGGGCCCGGATGTTCGGCTCGCTCGGCTGGGCCGCCGCCACCTTCTTCGCGGGCCGCCTGTTCAACATCAACCCGAATCTGAACTTCTGGGCCGCGTCCGTCGCCGCCGCCGTCTTCGTCGGCCTGATCGTCGCGATCCGGGTCGCGGACGGCCGCCGCGCCGAGGCCGTCGACGAAGCGGCCTCCTCAGTCTCGCTCTCGGACGTGAAGTCCCTCTTCGCCTACCCCGCCTTCTGGGGCCTGCTCCTCTTCGTGGTCGCGGTGACAGCTACCTACAACACGTACGACGCGATGTTCCCCTCCTACTTCACCTCGCTCTTCTCCACCGAGGCCGAGGGCAACCGGATGTTCTCCGACCTGAACTCCGTGCAGGTCTTCCTCGAAGCGGGCGGCATGGCGCTCGCGCCGTTCCTGGTCAACCGCATCGGGCCGAAGAAGTCGCTGCTCATCTCCGGCTGCGTCATGGCGGCCCGGATCCTGCTGTCCGGCCTGGTCACCGGCGCCCTCGCGATCTCCGCGGTGAAACTGCTGCACTCCGTCGAGCTGCCGATCATGCTGATCGCGATCTTCAAGTACATCAACCGCCACTTCGAGCCCCGGCTGTCGTCCACGATCTATCTGGTCGGCTTCCAGCTGGCCACCCAGCTCGGCGCCGCCGTCATCTCCCCGCTCGCCGGCCTCGGCTACGACAGCATCGGCTACCGCGGCACCTATGCGGTCATGGGCTGTTGCGTCGCCGCTGTCACCGCCGTCTCCGTACTCACCCTGCGCCCCGACTCCAAGGGGATCACCCTGACCGGAAAGGAAGCCCTGGCATGA
- a CDS encoding glycoside hydrolase family 32 protein, which produces MADRNTPRLHVRPAAGQWCNDPNGPLFHDGRYHLFFQHNPGAPVWGDIHWGHASSPDLVTWTDQGIALTPTPGTRDELGAWSGCAVVDDGVPTAVYTAMDRTDGIGSVMLARAADEAISTLKAEPEAVVPGPPTGLDLLAFRDPFLFSYEGRRWAVIGAGHRRAPEAGGRPDVLLYRVDSLNEWTYAGSLLDAAHPLAARHAAPADAWECPALLPTGDGRWILLLSLWAADITYSTTYLIGDLAPSGTGLTFVPSSGGMLDHGRDFYAPTALVEDGRTLLWGWSWESRTEEESVTVGWAGCLTHPREIGVHEDGTLRLAPARELTGLRGAELAVGDVLPAAYEIELDVAVGHPDSEVELHLGDTIALRLNPTRGLATLDRTGAPASSHHPLPRTAQVTAVVPGGSRARLRALVDGPLVEVFVDERAMLTEKVYPAPEGRLGVAVVRGAAEVRVTAWELTGR; this is translated from the coding sequence ATGGCCGACCGGAACACACCCCGCCTCCACGTACGGCCCGCCGCCGGTCAGTGGTGCAACGACCCCAACGGCCCGCTCTTCCACGACGGCCGCTACCACCTCTTCTTCCAGCACAACCCGGGCGCGCCCGTCTGGGGCGACATTCACTGGGGCCACGCCTCCAGCCCCGACCTCGTGACCTGGACCGACCAGGGCATCGCGCTCACCCCGACGCCCGGAACCCGCGACGAGCTGGGCGCCTGGTCCGGCTGCGCGGTCGTCGACGACGGTGTGCCCACCGCCGTCTACACCGCAATGGACCGCACCGACGGCATCGGCTCGGTCATGCTCGCGCGCGCCGCCGACGAGGCGATATCGACGCTGAAGGCCGAGCCGGAAGCCGTCGTCCCCGGCCCGCCGACGGGCCTCGACCTGCTCGCCTTCCGCGACCCGTTCCTCTTCTCGTACGAGGGCCGGCGCTGGGCCGTGATCGGCGCCGGGCACCGACGCGCGCCGGAGGCGGGCGGCCGCCCCGACGTGCTGCTCTACCGCGTCGACTCGCTCAACGAGTGGACCTACGCCGGCTCGCTCCTGGACGCGGCCCACCCGCTCGCGGCCCGCCACGCCGCGCCCGCCGACGCCTGGGAGTGCCCCGCGCTGCTGCCCACCGGTGACGGCCGCTGGATCCTGCTCCTGTCGCTGTGGGCCGCCGACATCACGTACTCGACCACGTATCTGATCGGTGATCTCGCGCCGTCCGGCACCGGGTTGACCTTCGTGCCGTCCTCGGGCGGCATGCTCGATCACGGCCGCGACTTCTACGCTCCCACCGCCCTCGTCGAGGACGGCCGAACCCTGCTGTGGGGCTGGAGCTGGGAGTCGCGTACCGAGGAGGAGTCCGTGACCGTCGGCTGGGCGGGCTGTCTGACGCACCCGCGCGAGATCGGCGTGCACGAGGACGGCACGTTGCGGCTCGCGCCCGCCCGGGAGTTGACGGGGCTGCGGGGCGCCGAACTGGCCGTGGGAGACGTGCTTCCCGCCGCGTACGAGATCGAGCTGGACGTGGCCGTCGGCCACCCCGACTCCGAGGTCGAACTGCACCTCGGGGACACCATCGCGCTGCGTCTGAACCCGACGCGCGGGCTCGCCACCCTCGACCGGACGGGCGCGCCCGCCAGCTCGCACCATCCGCTGCCCAGGACCGCGCAGGTCACCGCCGTCGTGCCGGGCGGGTCCCGGGCGCGGCTGCGGGCTCTGGTCGACGGGCCGCTGGTCGAGGTGTTCGTCGACGAGCGGGCCATGCTGACGGAGAAGGTCTACCCCGCGCCCGAGGGCAGGCTCGGCGTCGCGGTCGTGCGCGGTGCGGCCGAGGTCCGGGTGACGGCCTGGGAGCTGACCGGTCGCTGA